The Virgibacillus siamensis sequence GTAATGTAATGCACAGCCGGGATTAAAGGAAACATGACAGTGCGGACAACTGTATCCGCCGTGCAGGTACTCATTAATCGTTAACTCTTGTTTGCAGTTCCCGCATAAAATCGCTTCTTGATTAAATTTAGCTTTGGGCCACAATTTCGTGTCACCGCAACCATACTGTTCATGACATTTATAACAGGAATAGTATGTATTGCAACAGTAGAATTTGATAGCAATGCGGTCATTTTCCGCATGATAATGACTGCAACGTGTTTCATCGTCAATTGCACCCTTTATGTACATTATTATTCCCCCTCTTCACCATGATAGTATAACATTTTCAGAACACAAAAACGTCCCATCAGGTAAAATGGGACGTTTTTGTGTTTATTTTTAGAGCAATCCGCCTGTTAACAGATCTGTCAATGTATCTGTCAGGTCTTCCAATGGATTGTTACTGTCTGATTCCTCATCTGATTTATCATTTTTCGAATCGTTTTGGCCGCTTGTATTATTGTTTGTAGAATCAGAGCTGCCTGATGTGCTGGTATTTCCGGATTTTTTGTTGTTTGAACCGGAATTATTCGTTTGGTTTTCGTTTTCACCGGTGTCTCCGCTCTTATCAGAATCCTTCTCAGGTGGTGAATCGGTTTGACCGGCTGAATCCTTGCCATCTTTGCCGTCACCTTTCTTATTGCTGTCTTCTTCCTTCTGTTGTTTCAATTGGGCCGCTGCAGCAAGTTTTTTCTCCAGTGCCGACTTAATGTCGCTAATATTATTCGTAATCATTTTTGAATTGGATGTTATCGTTTCTTTTTTCTTTTGCAACTGTTTAACCTGTTCTTTTGTTTTCTTCAATTGCTTCTTAATGGAATCCAGTTCTTTTTGAAGCTTATCGGTA is a genomic window containing:
- a CDS encoding CHY zinc finger protein; amino-acid sequence: MYIKGAIDDETRCSHYHAENDRIAIKFYCCNTYYSCYKCHEQYGCGDTKLWPKAKFNQEAILCGNCKQELTINEYLHGGYSCPHCHVSFNPGCALHYHLYFEK